CCGTTGTCGGTCACGATCCGGGCAGGCTGGAGGTTGGGACGCCAGACACGCTTGGTCTTGTTGTTCGCGTGGCTGACGTTGTTCCCGCTGCGCGGGCCCTTTCCGCAGACGGCGCAAAAAGCCATCGGAAGTCTCCTGTAGCCGTACCTTGGTTCCAAACAGTGCGAAGCCGGGAAAGATAGGGCACCCGGGGTGTTTGGTCAACCCGTGGCCGCCGTCCGCTTACGTTGACTCACATGGCGCG
The DNA window shown above is from Longimicrobium sp. and carries:
- the rpmB gene encoding 50S ribosomal protein L28: MAFCAVCGKGPRSGNNVSHANNKTKRVWRPNLQPARIVTDNGTHKRVRVCTSCISAGKIRKAG